The Verrucomicrobiia bacterium genomic sequence AGCTCCGAACGCCGCGATTTTTCTCAGTGGAAACGACCATGAGATTGAGTTTAATGAAATCCACGACGTTTGCCTGGAAACCAGCGACGCCGGCGCCATCTACATGGGCCGCAATCTGTCAGAGCGCGGCAATATCTTTCGTCACAATCTTCTGCACGATATCCCGCAAGTGGGCATCTTCCTTGACGATTTCGCGGGTGGCGCAACTGTGTTCGGGAACATCTTCGACAAAGTGAATACGGGCGTCCAGGTTTCTTCGGGTAGCGCCAATCATGTCGAGGGTAATTTGTTCACCTCCTGCAACCGGGCTGTCGGGTTCCTGGACCCGGTCATCAACATGGAAATTCTCACGCGGCGGCTCGAAGAAGTCCACGCAACCCGACCACCCTATACCGCCCGCTATCCCGAACTTCGCAGGTACACATATGATGATTTAATTCGAGCCCGAGGGACCAAATTCACACACAATGTCGTTGTCGGAGGTACGGCGTTTACACTCGACTGTTCCTTTGCCCGTCAGCTTGATCTATGTAACAACCTGACAAATCTCGCATCGGCATCGGTAGGATCCACCAACAATTACACTATTCCACAGCAGGCAGAGAGTCTGGGTTGGAATGGACAATTGGACGTACCCGTGGCCCAAATTGGGCCAGGCCGCAAGCCACCACCGTGAATCAGCCCCTCGTTTCCATCTGCCTGCCCAATTTGAACACTCGCCCATTCCTGGAAGAGCGCCTGGAAACGATCCTGGCGCAAACTTTCACGGATTGGGAACTCATCGTTTGCGACAGCCATTCGGACGATGGCTCCTGGGAGTTCTTTCAGAAGTTTGCCGGTGATCCTCGGGTTCGACTGCATCAGGTATCCCGCGAGGGCATCTACGCCGGTTGGAATGAATGCCTGAAGCGCGCCCGGGGACGTTATCTCTACATCGCGACGAGCGACGACACCGCCCAGCCCCAACTTCTCGAACGATTGCTGGCTCCATTGGCAAGCAATCCGAATATCCGCATCGCCGTGTGTGATTACCAGGTAATCGACGCTGAAAGCCGGCCCATTGAACCACTGGCGCAAGACAAACCACGTCTCTTTCTCGGCGAATGGATGAATCGACCATGCCTGCGGCCACGCCTCACGGAATTCGTCCTGCACTGCTGTTTCGGGACCATTTGGGGAACCATGACCGCCGTGCTCTTCCAGCATTCGCTCCTGAAACAAGCGGGCCTGTTCCGCACGGACCGCGGCTCGGCGGCGGACATCGAGTGGACACTGCGCGCAACGCTCGCCAGCGATGTGGCCTTCGTACCCGAACGTCTGGCTACATGGCGAATGCGTCCCAACCAGGCCACAAAACACGGAAGTCTTTCGTGGCGGTTCCTGCGCACCATGCTGGCTTGTTTCGACTCCGTGCTGCACGATCCGAACGCGGAGCTTCCTCAAGAGTGGCAGAACATCCCCCATTGGGACCGGGAACTCACAAAAATCTGGCGGCTTGAATACCTCGACAGTTTCCACCTCGACCGCCGCGCCGCGCGAGAGAATCCGGTGCAGTTTCTCACAAACTGCTTGGAGGCACTTCGTCTCAAGCCCGATTTCGTCCTTTCGCAACTGGCACGCGGCTTTGCCTGGCGCAAGGAGTTCAGCCCGGACCGCATCGCCCGCGCGCAGGAGTTGATCGATTTATTTCAAGTTCCGTGGCCGCCCCAGGAAGCGACATGGTAAAGAGCCCTCGGTGATAGCGATGGCCCGGGTATCAGAGTGAACCGATGAGAGTAGTCTTTTGCTCCAAATACATTCCGAAGACTGGGGATGGCGCCAGCGCCTATCTGCTGGCAATGATTGATTATCTTCGGCAAGCCGGTATCGAAGTGGAATGGATATGTACCAATGACTCGCCGAGCGGTGGGCGGACCCCTTGGCATGTAATTGGTCCCCGGTTCTATGGGCTGGTGCACCTCAGTGTTTGGCGAAATATCCAGATTGGACGCCTCT encodes the following:
- a CDS encoding glycosyltransferase, whose translation is MNQPLVSICLPNLNTRPFLEERLETILAQTFTDWELIVCDSHSDDGSWEFFQKFAGDPRVRLHQVSREGIYAGWNECLKRARGRYLYIATSDDTAQPQLLERLLAPLASNPNIRIAVCDYQVIDAESRPIEPLAQDKPRLFLGEWMNRPCLRPRLTEFVLHCCFGTIWGTMTAVLFQHSLLKQAGLFRTDRGSAADIEWTLRATLASDVAFVPERLATWRMRPNQATKHGSLSWRFLRTMLACFDSVLHDPNAELPQEWQNIPHWDRELTKIWRLEYLDSFHLDRRAARENPVQFLTNCLEALRLKPDFVLSQLARGFAWRKEFSPDRIARAQELIDLFQVPWPPQEATW